The Petrotoga mobilis SJ95 genomic sequence CATGGAATTTGATCTTACTTGTTTTAGTATCCGTATTTTCTTTCACCTCTTTTGGGTTGTTTTTATCTTCTTTTTTAAAAACAGCTCGAGCTGCTTCTTTCCTTGTAACGGCAATGATTGGAGGGATGTTGGTATTTGGCGGTACTTTAATTCCAATTCCTACAGGAAGCATTCTTGAAAAGATTGCGAACCTATTTCCCGTTAAATACTCTTTAGATGGCTGGAGAAAAATAACGGTATTAGGTTATGGCTTAAGTGATATAAGCTTTGAAATTCTAATTTTATTAGGTTTTGGACTTTTTTTCTGTTTGGCATCATTACTTTTGTTACAAGCTACGCAAGAAACATAGGGAAGGAATAAGGGAGGTCTAATTCGGTGAATCATATAGCCTTTTTAACGGATTGGGGGCTATCTTCATATTATGTCTCTGTTTGTAAATCTGTTATAAAAAGAATAAATCAAAATGCTGATATAATTGATATCACCCACAGTGCTGGACATTTTAATATAAAGAAGTATGCAGCTATAATTTTTAGAGCCTGTCAAGATTTTGAAGAAGGGACCGTCTTTTTGTGTGTTGTTGATCCAACCGTAGGTAGCCCAAGGAAACCGATCGCATTGAAAACGTCAAAGTACAACTATTATTTTGTTGGACCAGATAATGGTTTATTTACTTTTGTGATGCAAGAGTTCGGAGTTGAAAAATCTGTTGAGCTATCCGACAAGAGATTTTTCTATAAAACCGATTATTCATCAACATTTCATGGGCGTGATATATTTGCACCAGTGGCTGCATACATTTCTAAAGGTATCAATATCGATCATTTTGGACCCAAAACTGAAAAATTAGCAAATTTAGATGTGCAAAGACCTATTATTGAAGATAACAAAATAATATGTGATTATTTATATTCAGATGATTTTGGAAATATCGAAACTAACTTATCTTCCAACCATATAGAACATTTAGATTTAAGCAAAAAGGTAACAGTTGAAATAAACGGTACAAAAGAAGTTGTTAGGGTCGTGAAGAACTACTCTGAAGTTAAAAAGGGCGAATTATTGTTACATGTTGACAGCTCAGGATTCTATGAGATTTCTGCCAATCAATCCAGTGCGGCTAATAAATTTAACCTAACCGATGATTTTGAAGGGAAGATAAAGATATATCTTGAATTATAAATCAATAAAAGATCCGATCGAAATTACATACACTGTAGAAAGGTCAAAATTCATTGGTAATATCGCAAAGACCAATTCGGTTGATGAAGCACAAAAATTTATAAAACAGATTTCCCAAATGTACAATAACGCCACGCATAACTGTTGGGCTTATAAGGTGCATGAGGGAGGAAGAGAAATCGCTAATTATTCCGATAACAATGAACCATCAGGCACCGCTGGCAAACCTATATACGGTGTAATTGAAAAATTTGGTCTCTTGAACGTGACCATTGTTGTTACGAGGTATTTTGGAGGAGTGAAATTAGGGATTCGAGGTTTAATAGATGCCTATTCTAAAACAGCTGAAGATGTTGTTAAAGCTTCTAAAGTGGTTACCTATGAAAAGGTATTTATTTACGAGGCAAAATGTGACTACAGTAATTTTTCCTTCATACAAAACCTCATGCAAAAACAGAATAACTTCAAAATAATAAAGCAAAACTTTTCAGACGAAGTTTATTTCATATTTGAGGTATTAGAGGATAACAAAGAAGATGTGTTAT encodes the following:
- a CDS encoding SAM hydrolase/SAM-dependent halogenase family protein, coding for MNHIAFLTDWGLSSYYVSVCKSVIKRINQNADIIDITHSAGHFNIKKYAAIIFRACQDFEEGTVFLCVVDPTVGSPRKPIALKTSKYNYYFVGPDNGLFTFVMQEFGVEKSVELSDKRFFYKTDYSSTFHGRDIFAPVAAYISKGINIDHFGPKTEKLANLDVQRPIIEDNKIICDYLYSDDFGNIETNLSSNHIEHLDLSKKVTVEINGTKEVVRVVKNYSEVKKGELLLHVDSSGFYEISANQSSAANKFNLTDDFEGKIKIYLEL
- a CDS encoding IMPACT family protein, whose protein sequence is MNYKSIKDPIEITYTVERSKFIGNIAKTNSVDEAQKFIKQISQMYNNATHNCWAYKVHEGGREIANYSDNNEPSGTAGKPIYGVIEKFGLLNVTIVVTRYFGGVKLGIRGLIDAYSKTAEDVVKASKVVTYEKVFIYEAKCDYSNFSFIQNLMQKQNNFKIIKQNFSDEVYFIFEVLEDNKEDVLSLIKNKVYKLNLVGNSEGTL